A single window of Magnetococcus marinus MC-1 DNA harbors:
- a CDS encoding glycosyltransferase family 2 protein — MSPKLPISGVIITLNAAHQLEECLQSLALCAEIVVVDSGSSDGTQALAARYGARIIEQPWLGFGPQKQFATQQASYPWVLCLDADERLSAPLQQSIVELFSTQPPAQHAYQMPRCNRFMGRWLRHGEGYPDPNLRLFHRDYAHWSQDPVHEHVVALGAVGNLAGDILHHSEEGLECYLNKQNRYTSLQAEKLAQGKAISPHKIYLSPLFRFIKFYLLRRGFLDGLPGLLHILIGCFNSMIKYAKAYHHQQNPTH; from the coding sequence ATGAGCCCCAAGCTGCCCATAAGTGGGGTGATTATCACCCTCAACGCCGCCCATCAACTGGAAGAGTGCCTGCAATCGCTGGCCTTGTGCGCGGAGATTGTGGTGGTGGATTCCGGCTCCAGCGATGGCACTCAAGCGCTAGCGGCCCGCTATGGCGCACGGATTATTGAGCAGCCGTGGCTCGGCTTTGGCCCACAAAAACAGTTTGCCACCCAACAAGCCAGCTACCCCTGGGTACTCTGTTTGGATGCCGACGAACGCCTCTCAGCCCCTTTACAACAGAGCATCGTAGAGCTTTTTAGCACACAGCCCCCCGCGCAACATGCCTATCAGATGCCCCGCTGCAACCGCTTTATGGGCCGCTGGTTGCGCCATGGTGAGGGCTACCCAGACCCCAATTTACGCCTGTTTCATCGGGATTATGCCCATTGGAGCCAAGACCCCGTGCATGAGCATGTGGTGGCCCTTGGTGCTGTAGGCAACTTGGCGGGGGATATTTTGCACCACTCAGAAGAGGGGTTGGAGTGCTATCTGAACAAACAAAACCGCTATACCAGCCTGCAAGCTGAAAAGCTGGCTCAAGGTAAGGCAATTTCACCCCACAAAATTTACCTAAGCCCCCTGTTTCGTTTTATAAAATTCTACCTGCTACGACGGGGGTTTTTGGACGGCCTACCCGGTCTATTGCACATCCTTATTGGCTGTTTTAACAGCATGATTAAATATGCCAAGGCTTACCATCATCAGCAAAACCCGACGCATTGA
- the waaC gene encoding lipopolysaccharide heptosyltransferase I, protein MSRLLLVKFSSMGDLIHMLPAVTDSLRAIPHLQLDWLVEEAFQAIPSWHPGVGQRHIIGLRRWKKAFFARENRQQMAHFIASVRQTPYDCVIDAQGLMKSALTARLCAPGTPLHGPSKQWAREPLACHLYHHRHGVAKPGHVITQLRQLMAASLGYSMPTTPADFGIERSRLPACPPWWQDHEGAQATTPYLIFLHGAGWSSKAWPEPYWVELARQMGQQHPLPILLPWGSVEEFNRAQRIAAQAPMCQVLPQLSMAQVAALIADAAAVVGLDSGFAHLAAALNTPHITLYGATNPDYSGVAAQRGALLRSSRACAPCMQRRCPLSLEEQGALAPPCFTSLPPAHIATALTQLLERH, encoded by the coding sequence ATGAGTCGCCTGCTGCTGGTTAAATTCTCCTCCATGGGCGATTTAATCCACATGCTGCCCGCCGTTACAGACAGCCTACGGGCCATCCCCCACCTTCAGTTGGATTGGTTGGTGGAGGAGGCTTTTCAGGCCATTCCAAGCTGGCACCCTGGGGTTGGACAGCGCCATATCATAGGGCTCCGGCGCTGGAAAAAGGCGTTTTTTGCCAGGGAAAACCGCCAGCAGATGGCACACTTTATCGCCTCGGTACGGCAGACCCCCTATGATTGTGTAATCGACGCGCAAGGCTTGATGAAAAGCGCTTTGACCGCACGGTTGTGCGCACCGGGCACGCCCCTACACGGCCCTTCCAAACAGTGGGCCAGGGAGCCCCTCGCCTGCCACCTCTACCACCATCGCCATGGTGTGGCAAAACCGGGACATGTGATCACTCAACTGCGTCAATTGATGGCCGCGTCCCTGGGCTACAGCATGCCCACCACCCCGGCGGATTTTGGGATTGAGCGCAGCCGCTTGCCCGCCTGCCCCCCCTGGTGGCAGGATCATGAGGGGGCACAAGCCACCACACCTTATCTGATTTTTTTACATGGCGCCGGTTGGAGCAGCAAAGCATGGCCCGAGCCCTATTGGGTCGAACTGGCCCGCCAGATGGGCCAACAACACCCCCTGCCCATCCTCTTACCCTGGGGTTCTGTCGAGGAGTTTAACCGCGCCCAGCGCATCGCCGCCCAGGCCCCCATGTGTCAGGTACTGCCCCAACTCAGCATGGCCCAGGTGGCCGCCTTGATTGCCGATGCCGCCGCCGTGGTGGGGTTGGATTCGGGCTTTGCCCATTTAGCCGCCGCCCTCAACACCCCCCACATCACCCTTTATGGGGCCACCAATCCCGACTACTCCGGGGTTGCCGCGCAGCGCGGTGCGCTGCTACGCTCCAGCCGGGCCTGCGCCCCATGCATGCAGCGGCGCTGCCCCCTGTCGCTTGAAGAGCAAGGGGCGCTCGCCCCGCCCTGCTTTACGTCGCTGCCCCCCGCCCACATCGCTACCGCCCTAACCCAACTGCTGGAGCGCCATTGA
- a CDS encoding lysophospholipid acyltransferase family protein → MAASPLPLHQRLRHKLEWWTLSTLLNGLQRGTLAQSLARTRRLARLAMPLLASSRHWAECNLQLVYGPNLTAPQRQRLITLAFENIFLSHIEALRASEIHFQATDFTPLQQAMAYDRGILACSMHLGAWEPGLVQMARQPLPLTVLYRHANNPHVEALFGQIRQQNGLHMVRRDHPRPTLQAVKDKQMVGLMVDINTLHHGVAAPFMGVVAQHPPGPIKLARKFAAPLLPMVAVRTAPGVAKLIIQPPIMAQPDESDSQLMTRVVASLEPYILEYAEQYNWLHGRWRARPDGTVWNRYTPLTEILKARTTPYLTPSPRVLELIA, encoded by the coding sequence ATGGCCGCTAGCCCCCTGCCCCTGCACCAACGTCTCCGCCACAAGCTGGAGTGGTGGACGCTCTCCACGCTGCTCAATGGCCTACAGCGGGGCACCCTGGCGCAGAGCTTAGCACGGACCCGGCGGCTGGCACGGCTGGCGATGCCTCTGTTAGCCAGCAGCCGCCACTGGGCGGAGTGCAACCTGCAACTGGTCTATGGGCCTAACCTAACTGCCCCCCAGCGGCAACGCTTGATAACCCTCGCCTTTGAGAATATCTTTCTTAGTCATATTGAGGCGTTGCGGGCCTCTGAGATCCATTTTCAGGCCACCGATTTTACCCCATTGCAACAAGCGATGGCCTATGATCGCGGCATATTAGCGTGTAGCATGCACCTGGGGGCGTGGGAACCGGGCTTGGTGCAGATGGCCCGCCAACCGCTGCCTTTAACGGTACTCTACCGGCATGCCAACAATCCTCACGTAGAGGCGCTGTTTGGCCAGATTCGCCAGCAGAATGGTTTACACATGGTGCGCCGCGATCATCCGCGCCCCACCCTGCAAGCCGTCAAAGATAAACAGATGGTGGGCTTGATGGTGGACATCAACACCCTGCACCATGGTGTGGCCGCCCCTTTTATGGGGGTAGTGGCCCAGCACCCCCCTGGCCCCATAAAATTGGCGCGTAAATTTGCCGCGCCTTTGTTGCCCATGGTGGCCGTGCGCACGGCACCGGGTGTGGCCAAGCTGATCATTCAACCCCCCATTATGGCGCAGCCGGATGAGAGCGACAGCCAACTGATGACCCGCGTTGTGGCCAGTTTAGAACCCTATATTTTAGAGTATGCGGAACAGTATAACTGGCTGCATGGCCGCTGGCGGGCACGCCCCGATGGCACGGTGTGGAACCGCTACACCCCCCTTACAGAGATCCTTAAAGCCCGCACCACACCCTATCTCACCCCATCGCCACGGGTGCTGGAGTTGATTGCATGA
- the waaF gene encoding lipopolysaccharide heptosyltransferase II: MSISATESPILIIAPAWVGDMVMVSALTCHLQRQFPARPVDLLAPAWTLPIVRRLPHVRHALEMPLGHGAFAPRHRWRLGVALRDQSYGQAIILPRAWKSALLPYAARIPQRTGFLGELRYGLLNDIRPLNKALLPRTVDRFMALGTPAHQPFTPPALPQLALRYSAQAGLKVLARFTPEAPQQRPWVALCPGAEYGPAKQWPAHHFARTAQAILGEGYGVMLLGSRKDAALTAHICAQLPPSPHLLDLAGQTSLDEAVDLLAVAQTVITNDSGLMHVATAVERHVIALYGSSDPGHTPPLTEQADPLWLGLPCSPCFKRVCPEAHLNCLQQITPQQVLERWQAQRERLNHGR, encoded by the coding sequence GTGAGCATAAGCGCCACAGAATCGCCGATCCTGATTATCGCCCCAGCCTGGGTGGGGGATATGGTCATGGTCAGCGCTTTAACCTGCCATCTGCAACGGCAGTTTCCAGCCCGACCCGTGGATCTGTTGGCACCCGCCTGGACACTGCCCATCGTGCGGCGTCTGCCCCATGTGCGGCATGCCTTGGAGATGCCCTTGGGGCATGGCGCTTTTGCCCCGCGCCATCGCTGGCGTCTGGGTGTTGCATTGCGTGATCAATCTTATGGTCAGGCCATTATCCTACCCCGCGCCTGGAAGAGCGCTCTGCTCCCCTATGCCGCACGCATTCCTCAGCGTACCGGTTTTTTGGGCGAACTGCGCTATGGCTTGCTCAATGATATTCGCCCTCTAAACAAAGCCCTGCTACCCCGCACGGTGGATCGTTTTATGGCGTTGGGTACCCCGGCCCATCAACCGTTTACACCACCCGCCCTGCCCCAGTTGGCTTTACGATACAGCGCCCAAGCGGGGCTCAAGGTACTGGCCCGTTTCACCCCAGAGGCACCCCAACAACGCCCTTGGGTGGCACTCTGTCCAGGGGCCGAGTATGGCCCGGCCAAGCAGTGGCCTGCCCACCATTTTGCCCGCACCGCGCAAGCGATTTTGGGCGAAGGGTATGGGGTTATGCTGCTGGGTTCCCGCAAGGATGCTGCGCTTACCGCGCACATTTGCGCCCAACTGCCCCCCTCGCCTCACCTGTTGGATCTGGCCGGGCAGACCAGCTTGGATGAAGCGGTGGATCTGCTGGCGGTGGCGCAAACGGTCATTACCAACGATAGCGGCCTGATGCATGTTGCCACAGCGGTTGAACGCCATGTGATCGCCCTGTATGGCTCGTCGGACCCAGGTCACACACCCCCCCTAACCGAGCAGGCCGACCCCCTCTGGCTAGGGCTACCTTGTAGCCCCTGTTTTAAGCGGGTATGTCCTGAAGCTCACCTTAACTGCTTGCAGCAGATCACCCCCCAGCAGGTGCTGGAGCGGTGGCAGGCCCAGCGTGAACGCCTAAACCATGGCCGCTAG
- the rfaD gene encoding ADP-glyceromanno-heptose 6-epimerase: MYIVTGGAGFIGANIVAQLNAQGIREILVVDNLEKADKFLNLRDLEIADFMDKREFREHLERDMFVNMPIQAIFHQGACSDTMEYDGRYMMDNNFTYSKVLLHRAVEWKVPFVYASSAATYGASARFVESPENERPLNVYGYSKLLFDRYVQRNMSKIESTVVGLRYFNVYGPREGHKGKMASQAFQLRNKVLADGEAKLFEGTNGYANGEQSRDFIFVEDVAQVNLHLAHSSQPIKGVFNLGTGKSRSFNAVAQAVIHSLGQGRIGYFPMPAGLKDKYQNFTQADMTLFRAQTGYTAPFTELEDGVKKYMTALQETP, translated from the coding sequence ATGTATATTGTAACAGGTGGTGCGGGTTTTATTGGAGCCAACATTGTGGCCCAGCTCAATGCCCAAGGTATTCGTGAAATCCTGGTGGTGGACAATCTGGAAAAAGCGGATAAATTTCTTAACCTACGCGATTTAGAGATCGCCGATTTTATGGATAAACGGGAGTTCCGCGAGCATCTGGAGCGGGACATGTTTGTCAACATGCCCATTCAGGCCATTTTCCATCAAGGCGCCTGCTCCGATACCATGGAGTATGATGGTCGCTATATGATGGACAATAACTTTACCTACTCCAAGGTGCTGCTGCACCGGGCGGTGGAGTGGAAAGTGCCTTTTGTGTATGCCTCCAGCGCGGCAACCTACGGAGCCAGCGCCCGCTTTGTCGAGTCACCGGAAAATGAGCGCCCCCTCAATGTGTATGGCTACTCCAAGCTGCTGTTTGACCGCTATGTACAGCGCAATATGAGCAAAATTGAGAGCACCGTGGTGGGACTGCGCTATTTTAATGTGTACGGCCCCCGTGAAGGGCACAAAGGTAAAATGGCCTCGCAAGCTTTTCAATTGCGCAACAAGGTGCTTGCCGATGGTGAGGCGAAGCTGTTTGAGGGCACCAATGGCTATGCCAACGGCGAGCAATCACGCGATTTTATCTTTGTTGAAGATGTGGCCCAGGTCAATCTGCATCTGGCCCACAGCAGCCAGCCGATCAAAGGGGTGTTTAACCTGGGTACAGGTAAAAGCCGCAGCTTTAATGCCGTCGCCCAAGCGGTGATCCATAGCCTTGGCCAAGGCCGTATTGGCTACTTCCCCATGCCCGCAGGCTTAAAAGACAAATATCAAAACTTTACCCAAGCCGACATGACCCTGTTCCGGGCGCAAACCGGTTATACCGCGCCTTTCACCGAGCTAGAAGATGGGGTGAAAAAATATATGACGGCCTTACAGGAAACCCCGTGA
- the hldE gene encoding bifunctional D-glycero-beta-D-manno-heptose-7-phosphate kinase/D-glycero-beta-D-manno-heptose 1-phosphate adenylyltransferase HldE, with protein sequence MFDKRSDVLHAVETAFYQKHVLVVGDLMLDRYLWGDVTRISPEAPVPVVHMQRESHRCGGAANVASNLAKLGLHTSIVGFVGEDSDGQVLISALQESGIDTHGILPLAGWSTITKTRVIGGHQQILRMDRETPLADTAHASQLLHQQVMPMLEGEQRPHVIILSDYAKGVLSFELCQALIVRARNLGIPVLVDPKGRDYARYRHATALSPNRGELRGVTGVEDGDLNTLLDAGESLRQSLDVAFLAVTLSEQGIALVDGSEHPRRIPAMAQEVYDVSGAGDTVIATLGAGLAAGLTRLDALHLANLAAGVVVGKLGTAAIDLNELRGALLTDATYEQSDKIANWAHAKQQIARWHAQGEKVVFTNGCFDLLHAGHVTYLEHARRLGQRLVLGLNTDASVSRLKGPERPLIQEQDRARVLAALAAVDLVVLFEQDTPLELIEQLRPDILAKGADYREDQVVGGDLVRRWGGRVALVQLVQGRSTTGIVQRISAQK encoded by the coding sequence ATGTTTGATAAACGTAGCGATGTGCTACACGCGGTAGAAACCGCCTTCTACCAAAAACATGTTCTGGTGGTCGGGGATCTCATGTTGGACCGCTATCTTTGGGGGGATGTTACCCGCATCTCGCCCGAGGCACCGGTACCGGTGGTACATATGCAGCGCGAAAGCCACCGCTGCGGGGGGGCGGCCAACGTTGCCAGCAATTTAGCCAAACTGGGGCTACACACCAGCATTGTAGGGTTTGTTGGTGAGGACAGCGACGGCCAAGTGCTCATCTCTGCCCTGCAAGAGAGCGGTATTGACACCCACGGCATCCTGCCCTTGGCGGGGTGGTCAACCATCACCAAAACCCGTGTCATCGGTGGCCACCAGCAAATTTTGCGCATGGACCGCGAGACCCCTCTGGCTGACACTGCCCACGCCAGTCAATTGCTCCACCAGCAAGTAATGCCCATGTTGGAGGGAGAGCAGCGCCCCCACGTGATCATTCTCTCCGACTATGCCAAGGGGGTACTCTCCTTTGAGTTGTGCCAAGCGCTGATTGTGCGGGCGCGCAACTTGGGCATTCCGGTATTGGTGGACCCCAAGGGGCGTGATTATGCCCGCTACCGCCACGCCACCGCCCTCTCCCCCAACCGGGGTGAACTGCGTGGCGTGACCGGGGTTGAGGATGGCGACCTAAACACCCTGTTGGATGCAGGAGAGTCCTTGCGTCAATCCCTGGATGTGGCCTTTCTAGCCGTGACCCTCTCCGAGCAAGGCATCGCCTTGGTGGATGGTTCGGAGCATCCCCGCCGTATCCCCGCCATGGCGCAAGAGGTCTATGATGTCTCCGGTGCGGGGGATACCGTCATCGCGACCCTTGGGGCGGGCTTGGCGGCAGGCTTAACCCGCTTGGATGCCCTGCATCTTGCCAACTTGGCCGCCGGGGTGGTGGTAGGTAAGTTGGGCACCGCTGCCATTGATCTTAATGAGCTGCGTGGCGCCCTACTCACCGATGCAACCTATGAGCAGTCGGACAAAATCGCCAACTGGGCCCACGCCAAACAGCAGATCGCGCGCTGGCACGCCCAAGGGGAGAAGGTGGTCTTTACCAATGGCTGTTTTGATCTTCTGCATGCTGGGCATGTCACCTATTTGGAGCATGCCCGCCGCTTGGGTCAGCGCTTGGTGTTGGGGCTTAATACCGATGCCTCGGTGAGCCGCCTCAAGGGGCCGGAACGCCCCTTGATTCAAGAACAGGATCGGGCCCGCGTGTTGGCCGCTTTGGCTGCGGTGGATTTGGTGGTACTGTTTGAGCAAGATACTCCGCTGGAGTTGATTGAACAACTACGCCCGGACATACTGGCCAAAGGGGCGGACTATCGCGAAGATCAGGTGGTGGGGGGGGATTTGGTCCGTCGTTGGGGGGGCCGTGTGGCCCTGGTGCAACTGGTGCAAGGCAGAAGCACCACCGGTATTGTGCAGCGCATCTCCGCGCAAAAATAG
- the gmhB gene encoding D-glycero-beta-D-manno-heptose 1,7-bisphosphate 7-phosphatase, which translates to MHTICLDRDGVINDDTDLYYVLQPDQLKLLPGAAQAIAALNQAQIKVVVITNQRCVGRGLLTEPLLQQIHQRLEQRLAQQGAHIDAIFYCPHDKQENCTCRKPKPGMLLQAQAQFGFDPAQTWMVGDSVTDMQAAEAAGQPCALVGTGHGQASQQQRPDLPAYADLAAFVDAYLHRRPSRPIG; encoded by the coding sequence ATGCACACCATCTGCCTGGATCGCGATGGCGTGATCAACGACGATACCGATCTCTATTATGTTTTGCAGCCAGATCAACTTAAGCTGCTACCTGGTGCAGCCCAAGCCATCGCGGCCCTCAACCAAGCCCAGATTAAGGTGGTGGTCATTACCAACCAACGCTGCGTTGGCCGTGGCCTGCTCACAGAACCGCTGTTACAACAGATTCACCAGCGCTTAGAGCAACGGCTGGCACAACAGGGTGCCCACATTGACGCCATTTTTTATTGCCCCCATGATAAACAGGAAAACTGCACCTGTCGCAAGCCTAAACCGGGCATGTTATTACAAGCCCAAGCTCAATTTGGCTTTGACCCGGCGCAAACCTGGATGGTCGGCGACTCAGTGACCGATATGCAAGCCGCCGAGGCCGCCGGGCAGCCCTGTGCTTTGGTGGGTACCGGACACGGGCAGGCTTCGCAGCAGCAGCGGCCCGATCTGCCTGCCTATGCTGATCTTGCTGCTTTTGTGGATGCCTACTTACACCGCCGGCCCAGCCGCCCCATAGGATAG
- a CDS encoding DUF3108 domain-containing protein — translation MKQLFIPFMAALLGGWLVTVAGAAEPAPGAAMGESLQYNIHWTGLPGGSSTLSLQGNPQGYTIEVALKSIGMVAFFYPVKDFVRVEGIQQKQAYLAKSYLKNQDEGGKRRTTLVTFNRAKQQAVQARNKEPPKTITDLPGDVTDPLSAFYAFRAIPDLIPGAHHLIPVLDSHKSYVARIDIIKKERLNTPLGWFDTVLVHTHLKSSEIFRQKAPIKIWFSDDIRRLPVRVETSIPIGFVAADLVAYQDGRGASQEIAH, via the coding sequence ATGAAACAGCTCTTTATCCCTTTTATGGCGGCTTTGCTGGGCGGCTGGCTGGTGACCGTGGCAGGGGCTGCGGAGCCTGCTCCAGGGGCCGCGATGGGCGAGTCCCTACAGTATAATATCCACTGGACGGGTCTGCCCGGTGGAAGCTCCACACTCTCTTTGCAGGGCAACCCCCAGGGCTATACCATTGAGGTGGCTTTAAAATCCATCGGTATGGTGGCCTTTTTCTACCCCGTCAAAGATTTTGTGCGGGTTGAAGGGATACAGCAAAAGCAGGCGTATCTGGCTAAAAGTTACCTTAAAAATCAAGATGAAGGTGGCAAAAGACGCACGACGCTGGTAACGTTTAATCGGGCAAAACAACAAGCGGTACAGGCACGTAATAAAGAGCCCCCCAAAACCATCACAGATCTGCCTGGGGATGTAACCGACCCGCTTTCGGCCTTTTACGCCTTTCGCGCCATCCCCGATCTCATCCCGGGTGCCCACCATTTGATCCCGGTGTTGGATAGCCATAAAAGCTATGTCGCGCGCATTGATATCATCAAAAAAGAGCGCCTAAACACACCGCTAGGTTGGTTCGATACGGTGTTGGTGCATACTCACCTGAAGAGCTCGGAAATTTTTCGTCAAAAAGCGCCGATAAAAATTTGGTTCAGCGACGATATCCGCCGCCTGCCGGTGCGGGTGGAGACCAGCATCCCCATCGGCTTTGTGGCCGCCGATCTGGTGGCTTACCAGGATGGCCGGGGCGCTTCGCAAGAGATTGCCCATTAA
- a CDS encoding CTP synthase, protein MAKFVFITGGVVSSLGKGLAAASLAALLQARGYRVTMQKLDPYINVDPGTMSPFQHGEVFVTDDGAETDLDLGHYERFLGLPMGKANNWTAGRIYQHVIKRERRGDYLGATVQVIPHITDAIKNAVRSVGNDVDIALIEVGGTVGDIESLPFMEAIRQLRNDLGKQETMFVHLTLLPYIPTSGELKTKPTQHSVKELLAIGIQPDILVCRSDRAVPETEKRKIALFCNVDQQNVISCVDQDTIYKVPFALYQEGFARKVLDHLGMGVREPDLSAWEAVLEAVVNPAYKTTIAIVGKYVELKDAYMSLAEALSHGGIANNAKVSIRWVDAENVHDEEAESLLGGVDGILVPGGFGERGTHGKLAAIHYARTNKVPYFGICLGMQMAVVEFARNVAGLAGAHSTELSDDTPHPVIGLLTEWVDGGTLQKRDKDGDKGGTMRLGAYPCVLKPDSLAAWIYPQGEIMERHRHRYEFNNAYREQLEQAGMVFSGTSPDNELVEVVEIPDHPFFIACQYHPEFMSRPREPHPLFTAFVRAALEQRKRRKGQEA, encoded by the coding sequence ATGGCGAAATTTGTTTTTATCACAGGTGGCGTGGTCTCTTCTTTGGGTAAAGGTTTGGCGGCAGCATCGCTGGCGGCTCTGCTCCAGGCGCGGGGCTACCGGGTCACGATGCAAAAGCTGGATCCCTATATCAACGTGGATCCAGGCACCATGAGTCCTTTTCAACATGGGGAGGTGTTTGTCACCGATGATGGTGCCGAAACCGACCTGGATCTGGGCCACTATGAGCGCTTTTTGGGCCTGCCCATGGGCAAGGCCAATAACTGGACCGCAGGACGCATCTATCAGCACGTCATCAAGCGGGAGCGTCGGGGGGACTATCTGGGAGCCACCGTACAGGTGATTCCGCATATTACCGATGCCATTAAAAACGCGGTGCGCAGTGTGGGCAACGATGTGGATATTGCCCTCATCGAGGTGGGGGGGACGGTGGGGGATATTGAATCCCTACCCTTTATGGAGGCCATTCGTCAGCTCCGCAACGATCTGGGCAAACAGGAGACCATGTTTGTACACCTGACCCTGTTGCCCTACATTCCTACCTCGGGGGAGTTGAAAACCAAGCCTACCCAGCACTCCGTCAAAGAGTTGCTGGCCATTGGTATTCAACCCGATATTCTGGTGTGTCGCTCCGACCGTGCAGTACCCGAGACCGAAAAACGTAAAATCGCCCTGTTCTGTAACGTGGATCAACAAAATGTGATCTCCTGTGTGGACCAGGATACCATCTACAAGGTCCCCTTTGCCCTCTATCAAGAGGGCTTCGCGCGAAAAGTATTGGACCATCTGGGTATGGGGGTGCGGGAACCCGATCTCAGCGCTTGGGAGGCGGTGTTGGAGGCGGTGGTTAACCCCGCCTATAAAACCACCATCGCCATTGTGGGCAAATATGTGGAGCTGAAAGATGCCTACATGTCCCTGGCCGAGGCGCTCTCCCACGGGGGCATTGCCAATAATGCCAAGGTCTCCATCCGCTGGGTGGATGCCGAAAATGTGCATGATGAAGAGGCTGAATCCCTACTCGGCGGGGTGGATGGCATTTTGGTGCCCGGTGGTTTTGGTGAGCGAGGCACCCATGGCAAATTGGCGGCCATTCACTACGCCCGTACCAATAAAGTGCCCTATTTTGGCATCTGTTTAGGTATGCAAATGGCGGTGGTGGAGTTTGCCCGTAATGTGGCTGGGCTGGCGGGCGCCCACTCCACCGAGCTGAGTGACGACACCCCCCATCCGGTGATCGGGTTGTTAACCGAGTGGGTGGATGGCGGCACCCTGCAAAAGCGGGATAAAGATGGCGATAAAGGGGGCACCATGCGCTTGGGGGCCTACCCCTGTGTGCTCAAACCCGACTCGCTGGCGGCATGGATCTACCCCCAGGGGGAGATTATGGAACGGCACCGGCACCGCTACGAGTTCAATAATGCCTATCGGGAGCAGTTGGAACAGGCCGGTATGGTCTTTTCAGGGACCAGCCCCGATAATGAGTTGGTGGAAGTGGTGGAGATTCCGGACCATCCTTTCTTTATTGCCTGTCAGTATCACCCAGAGTTTATGTCGCGCCCACGGGAGCCACATCCGCTGTTTACCGCTTTTGTGCGGGCTGCGTTGGAGCAGAGAAAACGGCGCAAAGGGCAGGAGGCTTAA
- the kdsA gene encoding 3-deoxy-8-phosphooctulonate synthase, producing MTPRTITVDTVRFGNHLPMTLIAGPCVIEGLEFALRTAEALKQICEGVGVELVYKSSFDKANRTSEGSFRGPGMEAGLRILERVRREVGVPVITDVHEADQCVAVAEVVDMLQTPAFLCRQTDFIQAAARPGKPVNIKKGQFLAPQDMARVAAKAAATGNENILLCERGFSFGYQNLVVDMRGLSIMAQSGYPVIFDATHSVQQPGALGGASGGDRRFVSDLARAAVAVGVAGVFMEVHPDPDHAPCDGPNMLPMAHLSPLLDQLKALDRIRKEAMALESGLSLGDA from the coding sequence ATGACACCGCGCACCATCACGGTTGATACGGTCCGCTTTGGCAACCATCTACCCATGACTTTGATTGCCGGGCCTTGCGTGATCGAGGGCTTGGAGTTCGCCCTGCGTACCGCCGAGGCGCTGAAGCAAATTTGTGAAGGGGTGGGGGTGGAACTGGTCTATAAATCCTCCTTTGATAAGGCCAACCGTACTTCCGAGGGGAGCTTTCGTGGCCCTGGCATGGAGGCTGGTTTGAGGATACTCGAACGGGTACGGCGCGAAGTAGGGGTTCCGGTGATTACCGATGTGCACGAGGCCGATCAGTGCGTGGCGGTGGCGGAGGTGGTGGATATGTTGCAAACCCCCGCCTTTTTATGCCGACAAACCGATTTTATTCAGGCCGCTGCCCGACCCGGTAAGCCGGTTAATATCAAAAAAGGGCAGTTTCTCGCCCCCCAGGATATGGCGCGGGTGGCGGCTAAAGCGGCCGCGACAGGTAACGAAAACATCCTGCTATGTGAACGGGGTTTTAGTTTTGGTTATCAAAACCTGGTGGTGGATATGCGCGGGCTCTCTATTATGGCCCAGAGCGGTTATCCGGTGATTTTTGACGCCACCCACTCGGTGCAGCAACCGGGTGCTTTGGGGGGGGCCTCGGGTGGGGATCGGCGGTTTGTAAGCGATCTGGCCCGCGCCGCCGTCGCGGTGGGTGTGGCTGGCGTGTTTATGGAGGTTCATCCCGACCCTGACCATGCCCCATGTGATGGTCCTAACATGCTACCCATGGCGCATCTTTCACCCCTGCTGGATCAGTTAAAGGCCCTGGATCGGATACGTAAAGAGGCCATGGCGCTTGAAAGCGGCCTCTCTTTAGGCGATGCATAG